From Nicotiana tabacum cultivar K326 chromosome 15, ASM71507v2, whole genome shotgun sequence, the proteins below share one genomic window:
- the LOC142169697 gene encoding secreted RxLR effector protein 161-like, producing the protein MEASKIIDTPIATATHLDMDEPGSPVNQTMYRGIIGSLLYLTASKLDIAFSVGLCARFQSNPKESHLKAAKRILRYIKGTQDLVLYYPSGDNFDLVGYADADYAGYLVDRKSTSGMAHFLGSCLIPCGTRKQHSVALSTAEVEYVAAASCCAQLLWIKQQLEDFGEFSDCMPLLYDNTSALNIDKNLSKQAANALHVGQRMKLTFAKSIREPGSFDTA; encoded by the exons atggaagcatcaaaaatCATTGACACTCCCATTGCTACAGCCACTCAtctagacatggatgaacctggttcccctGTGAATCAGACCATGTATAGAGGTATCATAGGGTCACTCCTGTATCTTACAGCAAGCAAACTAGATATTGCCTTCAGTGTGGGACTCTGTGCCAGGTTTCAatctaatccaaaggaatctcatttgAAGGCTGCCAAGAGAATCCTGAGATATATCAAAGGAACacaggacctggttctctactaccCCTCTGGAGATAACTTTGACTTAGttgggtatgctgatgctgattatgcagggtATCTGGTGGACAGGAAGAGCACGTCTGGAATGGCACATTTTTTGGGTTCATGTCTAATTCCATGCGGTACAAGAAAACAACACTCAGTGGCCCTCTCCACTGCAGAAGTAGAATATGTGGCAGCTGCATCTTGCTGTGCTCAACTACTATGGATTAAGCAGCAACTGGAAGACTTTGGAGAATTCTCTGATTGTATGCCCTTGTTGTATGACAATACCAGTGCACTCAACATTGACAAGAATCTA AGCAAACAAGCAGCTAATGCATTGCACGTTGGTCAAAGGATGAAGCTTACATTTGCAAAATCCatcagggaacctggttcctttgACACAGCTTAG